TGCCATTGATCTTCAATCACGGCGAAATCTCCTACAGCTAGAGTCATTAAGTAAGTAGGATGAACTTGTCGCTGTAGCCAGTGATAGATTGTCTCATGTTCTGAGGTTTCTGTAGCTATTAATTCTCCGTTGGAAATAGCTAGATAGGGTTTGGCTATTCTTACTCTGATTTCTGAGGTAGCTAATTGCCCAGGATAATCGAAGCAGGGAAACCAGTAGCGAGAATCTTCGTCTTCTCCCTGAGTCCATACCTGGGTTGTTTTATGGGGGTAGTCTGAGTCGGGTTGGATAAAATAAATACCTCTTTGGGGTTGGGTGACGCTATAGGCGATCGCTAGTTTTATTTCTGTGGAGGTAGTGGGTTGCTGTAGATAAACATTTAGTTTTTGACCATCGTGATCAAAGGTTTGACTGATACTATCTATCAAAACTGAGTTAATCTTCAACTCCACTGCATCGAGTGTCAATTGTTTTACTCCCTGACGTAGTGGTTTCAGGGTGATGTAACAAGTTCCCTCTAGAGTAGCTTGAGGGATATTAAGACTGATGTCTAAAAAGATATGCTCAACTTGTCCAGGGCGATCGGGATTATAGTGAGGTTTAGCACCAGGTAATTCAAAAGATTTACGCTGTTTTTCCTCTGCGTCAAAGTGAATATGAGACATTGATTCATCACAGAAAGTTTTTCTCCTGTTTTTAGCTTAGACAATTTCCGCCAAATTTACCTGTTTAGCCTCGTTTAATTCCTCTCTTGCGATCGCAGAGAAACTTCAAATATCAAAAAATATTCCTAAAAAGAAAAGAGCCAACTATCCCAAAGCCAAAAAACAGAAACAAAAAACCTACAGCAGAAGCAACAATATTGCCACTACCATAACCAATAATTAAAAGAGCAAAACTAAGACCTAAAACACTTACCATAGGTAAAAAAATTTCTCTTCGCGATGGAAAATTACGATTGCTATTTTCCTGTGGAGTTGTGGAGTTCTTGCTTTTTTCAATGGCTACCATTGACGCTCCAACCATGGAACCAATAAGAGCAACAGCTATAGCTATGATTAAAAAAGTATTAAGATTCATATCATTATCAAATATTTTTGATATTACTATATCAGTAAAAATCAAAGTGGATCAAAGAAAAATCCTTTACTTGCTCATGACTCCCTTCTAGCTCGTTCAATCCCTCTCTAACTAACCATCTAGTCTGAAAACCCGCTTGTTTGGCTGCGTCTAATTCTTCTAGGCGATCGGAGAGAAATAATATCTGTCCTGGTGGTATATTTAAGGTTTGAGCGATCTTATCATAAGACTCCGTTTCTGTTTTAGCACCGATTTTTGTGTCAAAATAACCCTGAAACAGAGAGGTTAAATCCCCATAAGCTGTGTGAGCAAAGAGCAGTTTTTGCGCGTATACTGAACCAGAAGAGTAGACATATAGGGGGATATTGTCCTGGTACCATTTTCGCAGCATAGTCACCGCATCGGGGTAGATATGTCCTTGGTAATCTCCCCGTTGGTAACCTTCTTCCCAGAGTAAACCTTGAATAGTTTTGAGAGGGGTTATTTTTTGATCTTCATCTATCCATTGAATCAGTTGTGAGATAATCTCTTCCAAGGATAAGTTAGGTTTATTCGTGATGCTTCTAACCCCATCTAACTGTTCTTGTATGGCTTGATTTTCCCTATTAGCGCGTAAGTAAGGACCAATTTTTGCCCTTGCGTAGGGAAACAGAATATCCTTAACAAAAGATAGAGAGGAGGTGGTACCTTCGATATCGGTGACAATCGCACGAATCATTTTAAGCTACCCACATATTCTTCAAAGGTGGGAAATCTTTGGGAAATTGACGATCCGGTAAAATCAGCAATCCAACCCTCGGTCGTGGTAAAAAAGCGGATAGATTTAAAGTTCGGACTTTCCCCCATATCAAACCAATGAGTGGTTTCAGCGGGAACACTAATCAGATCGCCTGCTTCACAGAGAACCAAATAAACTAGATTACCTACATGAAGGTAAAATAGAGCTTTTCCTGAGACAAAAAACCGTATTTCAAAATCACTATGCGTGTGTTCTAGTAGGAATTTCTGCCTCAATTCTTGTTTTTGAGGATGATCTGGATATAAACTGACCACATCCACAGCTTGAAAGCCGTAACGCTGATTAATTTTTTCTATCTCTTGCTGATAGGAGTTTAAGACTACTTCAGCACTCGCATTTTCCTCTAGAGGTACAGTAACGTGCCAACGTTCTAACTGCACATCGATTTCAGCTAGTTTACCAACTATATCTTGGTACTCATTGGTACTTCCGAGTAAAACCGCGTCATCTCCTTGATAAACACTCAAATTCGTCATTTAATATCCCTCTTGTCTCAATTCACAAGCAAACAAATAATCTAAAGCTTCCACGTGGCGCAGTGCGTCATTCATGATTCTACCCCAGGTGTAAAAGCCGTGTCCTGCGATAATATAGCCAAAAACTGGCTGTTGAGCTGTTAAATATAGTTCCACCTCATTCATCAAGCGCGGAATATCCTGATCATTAGGGAATACAGGAATAGTGACGGTAACTTGATGAGAATCAATACTGGGGAAAGCTTTTAATAGCTCATAGTCTTTTAGTATAACAGCTTTTAGACTACGGCGAGATAACAGTACTGAGTTGAGGGAATGGGGGTGTAAAATAGCACCAACATCGGGGAAATGGCGATAAATCTGTATGTGTAATCCCATTTCCGCCGAGGGTTGTTTGGCTTCTAAGGGTTTTCCTTCGGGATTGACAATCATGATATCTGCAGGAGTCAACTTTCCTTTGTGCTTACCCGAAACGGTAATAGCGATGTTACCATCAGAAAGTCGCGCGGAAAAGTTACCACTGGTAGCGGGTACCAGACCTTGCTCAGATAAAATTCGACCCGCATCTATAATTTCTTGGGCACGTTCCTCAAAGTCGTTCATTTTTTGGTTGATCATCTATGAAAATTATTTGTAGTAAAAACGAGTTTAACAGTAATCTGGGTTTAGTAAGCCGTATAGTACCGAGTCGTCCTACCCATCCTATTTTAGCTAACGTGCTTTTAATCGCTGATGAAAAAAAACAGCAATTAACTCTCACCAGTTTCGATTTGAGTATGAGTATTAGTACGCACTTCCCCGCAGAAATTTCTCATGAGGGTAAAATCACTCTACCAGCTAAATTACTCACGGACATTGTTTCTCGTCTTCCTGAAGGGGAAATCATGATGTTTTACGAACCCGACGATCTCGAAGATAATCCTCTATTTACCATTACCTCAGCTTCGGGACGCTTTCAAATTCGGTCTATGGGTGCAGAGGAATATCCAGAATTACCCGTAGTAGAAGGTGAAAATCTTAATTTACCCGTATCAACTTTAATGCAAGGGTTCAAAAGTGCGGCTTTTGCTGCTAGTCCCGATGAAACGAAACAGGTTCTGACTGGGTTACACTTACAAAAAACCTCAACTAATTTGGAATTTGCCGCCACCGATGGACATCGTTTAGCTGTGGGTGTGCAAGAATTAGATAGTTTTGAGACCGAATTTTCCATGACTATTCCGGTTCGGGCTTTTCGAGAGTTAGAGAGACTGTTAAATAATGCCCAACCCGACGAAAACGTAGAGCTCTATCTTGAGGAGACGCAGGTAGCTTTTGAATTTAGTTCTTTTCGTCTTACTAGTCGTAAATTAGAAGGTACTTATCCGGCTTATCATAAGTTAATTCCAGAGAAATTCTCACGACAGGTGACGGTTGATCGCAAACTGCTGTTAAGGGGCTTGGAATTAATGGCTGTTTTAGCGGATCAACGCAGTAATCTAGTTAAGTTTACCATTGATACTAAGGAAGCTAAGGTAATCTTACAGGTAGAAGCCCCCGATTTAGGAAATGCTAAAGAGTCGCTACCTGCAGAAATTACTGGCGATCATTTAGATATTGGATTTAACGTTAAATACCTAATCGATGGTTTGAAAGCTTTTAATTGTACCGATATTCAAATTCAACTCAATGAGGCTAATCAACCGGTAATCTTTAGTCCTTTAGGAGGTAATAAAATTACTTATCTAGTCATGCCTGTTCAATTGAGAGATTAGTTTAGGACAATTAAAACCTAACACCTATCAGACAAAACCATCTCTGGTTGAGGATAAACCGCCAAATCAAACCAAAAAGTTGTACCTATACCTACCTCGCTAATCAAGTGAATGCTGGTATTGTGTTTATCGATAATATTTTTAACTATAGAAAGACCTAATCCTGTTCCTTCGAGGGTGTGGACGCGGTTTTCTACTCGGAAAAAGCGATCAAATATGGCTTCTTGATCTTCTGTATCGATACCAATACCAGTGTCAGAAATCTCAATTCTAATTAAACAATTTCCCGAGGTAGAATCGGGTTGATTTGGCAAGTTATAAGCACGTATAGTAACCCTACCCCCAGACTTGGTGAATTTTAAAGCGTTACCAACTAGATTAGTTAATACTTGAAGTAACAAGTCGTAGTGTCCCCAGACGCAAACTAAGTCTGGTTCTATTTCTTGAGTTAATTCAATACCCTTATCTTTAGCGTTGAGTTGATAAGTTCTAGAAGTTTGTTCGATCAATTGACCTAAATCTACAGCGTCAAAATGATAGATTTTAGAAGATTCCAGACGGGACAAATCTAAAACATCATTGACCAAACGACTGAGGCGATCGGTTTCATGATTGGCGGTTTCTAAAAATTCTCGACGTTGACTTTCGGTTAAATCTTCACCATATTCAAACAAAGTTTCAATAAATGATTTAATATTAAACAGAGGGGTTCTTAATTCGTGGGAAACATTACTGATAAATTGACTTTTAGCTTCATTAAGTTCTACTTCCCGGGTGATATCTTGAACGGTCATCGCGACTCCTTTCACCACTTCTCGATATTGATCAAGTACTTGAGTCAACAGTATTCTAAGACTGCGCTTATAGGGTTGAGTCAGAGTAATGCAAAACTCACCACTAGAGGGGGTAACTTCTTGGGAAAAATGTTCTGTTTTCTTAACTTCGTGATCTTCAACCAATTTAGAACCTGCTATTTTGCATAGAGATTCTTTTAACTGGAAAGTTAATTCTGGGGGAAGACAATCGAGGACATTTTCACCGATTAAATGATGACTTTCCCAACCGAAAATATGACGGGCGGTAGCATTAACTAGAATCAAATTTAAATTAGTATCAATCAAAACAGCCCCATCGGCGATCGTAGCTACCAAAGTCTCTAACTTAGCCTTTTCTGCGGTCAATTCTTCGATATTTTGTTCTTCGTAACGTTCCAAGCGTTCCGCCATTTCATTAAAACTCAAAATTAATTCGCCGAGTTCACCTCCTAGGGGTAAATCGATGCGCTGTTTAAAATCCCCTGCGGTTATATTTTTAACCCCAACTAATAATTCTTTAATAGGTTGGGTGATGGTGAGTGCATTAAAAACCGCACCTAAGATAACCATCGCCCAAATAGCGATAAAAACAGCGATAGTTACATCTCGAGTCAAGTTAGAGGAGATAACCATCTTAGGGTTAGGATTAATCCCGATCGCTAAGACACCCAAGTAAGTATTCTCATGATGAATGGGAACAAAGACATCAGTAATTTCACCATTGGGGGTAAGATGCTGACGTACCATGGGTAGAGATGTGTGTTGAGAATAATTAGGTGGTAATTGAATTCTGCGTTCAATCCTGAGAGAATTACGCACCTCTTGGTCGGAAAAAGGAATACCGAAAAAGATCTGACCCTCTTGGTTAGCGTAGAGAATGTAGCGAACGCTAGAAGTGCTTTGATAGAATCTACTAGAAAATCTAGCTACTTCTGATAACTTATCCTCAGCGATCAAAGGTGCGACGTTCGCGGCGAGCAATAAACCGAGATCGCGACCGAAACGAGTATCATTGAGACGAGCATCTTGTTGAATACTATTAACCGCCCAAAAGGTTAAACCGCTCATCACTAGAGAGACGACGAGGGTTCCTGCTGCCATTAGCTTGGTCTGAAGGGTAAACTCTGACCACCAGCGACTAACGACTTGATGAATTGTTTCCAGTAGTTTCAGCAAGGTTGATTCAAGTAAATTTTATTTAAATTGGCTTTTAATATTATCGATTATAGTATCATGACGCAAAAATTAAAGGGGCAAATAACTAACGATTAGGATTTGTTGAGAGTCATACACCTCTAGGGGTATACCGCTGCTATTACTAATGCTCTGAAAGATATTATCTAGCCCACTTAGATGTTGTCTTAATTCCATTTGCGCGGGGAGGTTGGTCTGAGCGTTAGTGGCTAGACTAACTTGCAATAATTGTTGTTGATAAATGGGTGTTAGTTGCACTTTGATGATCTCACTACTTACATCATAGTCGCAAATTCTGATATCTGCGGTACAGATTTGTTCTAAATTGAAGAGGAGGGTTAATTTTGCTTCTGCTTCACTTAGAGAGTTTTGAGAGTATTTAACTGAATTTTTAGCTTCGGTAAAGATATGACTTTCAGGGGAGATTTTGCTTAAGATGTTTAACGCTTCGCGCCAATGATAGACAGAAGTTTGCCATTGTTTGCTTGCTGCTAAGTTTTGAGCAAGTTTAGCTTGTTGTTGTCCTTGTTGATATAATTTTAAGGCTAGAGCTTCTTGTTCGCTTCTTTGCTGGGCTTGAGTCAAACGAGATTGATAGATAGTGGAGAGTTGTTTAATTTCTGCTTGCTTAGCGATTTGACTGTGTTGGGGGATTTGGGAGAGTCTGGCTAAAGCTGTGCGCCAAGTAGCGGCTACTAATTGCCAGTTTTGTAAGGAACGAGCGACGCTTTCTCGAGCTTTGCCCAATTGCGACGCTTCTTGAGCGGTTTTCAAGCTAGTAATTGCTTGTTTTTCTAGGTTGATTTGTGCTAATTCTAGTTGAGCTGGTGGATAGAGTTGATCTTCACTGGGGATATGTTCTAGTAGAGCGATCGCCTCAGCCCATAGAGATTCTATTTTAGCGTAATCAGGTATAGTTAGTGGTAATTTAGTCAAAGATAGAGCTTGGTCTTTAATGGTGAGAGCTTTTTGAAAATTATCTAGATTCTGAGCTTTTTGCTGGTAATCTAAAGCTAGGCTGTGAGCTTCGCGATAATGAGGGGACCAAGAGGGTATTTGATTAAGGAGTTGGTGAGATTGGGTTAAGTTTTGATAAGCAGGGGCTAGATCTTTTGGGGTCTCTTCAATCATCAATTTGGCTTGGTTTGCTAACTGATTAGCTTGGGGAATGAGAGCACAATTATTAAATAGACAATAACGATTGGCTAAGTAACTTAGAAATATTGTCGAGATTATACCTACACTTGTCAGGAGTAATTTGGGGAATTTTTGGGGAGTTTGCTCTTTGGGATGGGTTTTAGCGGGTAA
This genomic window from Gloeocapsa sp. PCC 73106 contains:
- a CDS encoding acireductone dioxygenase, whose product is MTNLSVYQGDDAVLLGSTNEYQDIVGKLAEIDVQLERWHVTVPLEENASAEVVLNSYQQEIEKINQRYGFQAVDVVSLYPDHPQKQELRQKFLLEHTHSDFEIRFFVSGKALFYLHVGNLVYLVLCEAGDLISVPAETTHWFDMGESPNFKSIRFFTTTEGWIADFTGSSISQRFPTFEEYVGSLK
- a CDS encoding methylthioribulose 1-phosphate dehydratase, whose translation is MINQKMNDFEERAQEIIDAGRILSEQGLVPATSGNFSARLSDGNIAITVSGKHKGKLTPADIMIVNPEGKPLEAKQPSAEMGLHIQIYRHFPDVGAILHPHSLNSVLLSRRSLKAVILKDYELLKAFPSIDSHQVTVTIPVFPNDQDIPRLMNEVELYLTAQQPVFGYIIAGHGFYTWGRIMNDALRHVEALDYLFACELRQEGY
- the nblS gene encoding two-component system sensor histidine kinase NblS; its protein translation is MAAGTLVVSLVMSGLTFWAVNSIQQDARLNDTRFGRDLGLLLAANVAPLIAEDKLSEVARFSSRFYQSTSSVRYILYANQEGQIFFGIPFSDQEVRNSLRIERRIQLPPNYSQHTSLPMVRQHLTPNGEITDVFVPIHHENTYLGVLAIGINPNPKMVISSNLTRDVTIAVFIAIWAMVILGAVFNALTITQPIKELLVGVKNITAGDFKQRIDLPLGGELGELILSFNEMAERLERYEEQNIEELTAEKAKLETLVATIADGAVLIDTNLNLILVNATARHIFGWESHHLIGENVLDCLPPELTFQLKESLCKIAGSKLVEDHEVKKTEHFSQEVTPSSGEFCITLTQPYKRSLRILLTQVLDQYREVVKGVAMTVQDITREVELNEAKSQFISNVSHELRTPLFNIKSFIETLFEYGEDLTESQRREFLETANHETDRLSRLVNDVLDLSRLESSKIYHFDAVDLGQLIEQTSRTYQLNAKDKGIELTQEIEPDLVCVWGHYDLLLQVLTNLVGNALKFTKSGGRVTIRAYNLPNQPDSTSGNCLIRIEISDTGIGIDTEDQEAIFDRFFRVENRVHTLEGTGLGLSIVKNIIDKHNTSIHLISEVGIGTTFWFDLAVYPQPEMVLSDRC
- the mtnC gene encoding acireductone synthase, with product MIRAIVTDIEGTTSSLSFVKDILFPYARAKIGPYLRANRENQAIQEQLDGVRSITNKPNLSLEEIISQLIQWIDEDQKITPLKTIQGLLWEEGYQRGDYQGHIYPDAVTMLRKWYQDNIPLYVYSSGSVYAQKLLFAHTAYGDLTSLFQGYFDTKIGAKTETESYDKIAQTLNIPPGQILFLSDRLEELDAAKQAGFQTRWLVREGLNELEGSHEQVKDFSLIHFDFY
- the dnaN gene encoding DNA polymerase III subunit beta is translated as MKIICSKNEFNSNLGLVSRIVPSRPTHPILANVLLIADEKKQQLTLTSFDLSMSISTHFPAEISHEGKITLPAKLLTDIVSRLPEGEIMMFYEPDDLEDNPLFTITSASGRFQIRSMGAEEYPELPVVEGENLNLPVSTLMQGFKSAAFAASPDETKQVLTGLHLQKTSTNLEFAATDGHRLAVGVQELDSFETEFSMTIPVRAFRELERLLNNAQPDENVELYLEETQVAFEFSSFRLTSRKLEGTYPAYHKLIPEKFSRQVTVDRKLLLRGLELMAVLADQRSNLVKFTIDTKEAKVILQVEAPDLGNAKESLPAEITGDHLDIGFNVKYLIDGLKAFNCTDIQIQLNEANQPVIFSPLGGNKITYLVMPVQLRD